The Humulus lupulus chromosome 4, drHumLupu1.1, whole genome shotgun sequence genome has a window encoding:
- the LOC133832626 gene encoding glutamate-1-semialdehyde 2,1-aminomutase, chloroplastic-like gives MAVSLDEKKNFTLKKSEEAFTAAKELMPGGVNSLVRAFKSVGGQPIVIDSVKGSHMWDIDGNEYIDYVGSWGPAIIGHADDEVLFFLWNPIHNLTILNPLSREILQKGRKKIVFST, from the exons ATGGCTGTCTCACTCGACGAGAAGAAGAATTTTACTCTGAAAAAGTCAGAGGAGGCTTTCACTGCTGCTAAG GAGTTGATGCCTGGAGGTGTAAATTCCCTTGTTCGTGCTTTTAAATCTGTCGGCGGACAACCTATTGTCATTGATTCTGTCAAGGGCTCTCACATGTGGGATATTGATGGCAATGAGTACATTGATTATGTTGGTTCATGGGGACCTGCAATTATTGGCCATGCAGATGATGAGGTTCTATTCTTTCTTTGGAATCCAATACATAATTTGACAATTCTTAATCCATTATCTAG GGAGATTCTTCAGAAAGGCAGGAAGAAGATAGTTTTCTCAACATGA